From Denitrovibrio acetiphilus DSM 12809, the proteins below share one genomic window:
- a CDS encoding diguanylate cyclase, which translates to MKNKKMHVLIVDDNPQNLKVLGNILKDNTPYGLAFAMSGKEALEYLVKNVPDMVLLDVMMPDMDGFEVCKTLHARAETKGIPVIFITAKSEPEDIVKGFQMGGVDYVTKPFNEAELLMRINTHMELKRARDLLEEKNKELIEAYDKIEHLALTDTLTGIANRRNITNMLGKEAARCKRNKGKFSLIMCDIDFFKRVNDTYGHDAGDYVLKTISHVIQQALREQDIVARWGGEEFLIVLPETDAGNAVAVAEKLRTAIGNTEMSYEGISFSVTMTFGVSEYDVSLGIEKSIKKADDALYEGKQTGRNKVVRSD; encoded by the coding sequence ATGAAAAACAAAAAAATGCATGTGCTGATTGTTGACGATAACCCGCAGAATTTGAAAGTGCTTGGCAATATTCTTAAAGATAACACTCCATATGGGCTGGCTTTTGCTATGAGCGGAAAGGAGGCACTGGAATACCTTGTTAAAAATGTGCCGGATATGGTTTTGCTGGATGTGATGATGCCCGATATGGACGGGTTTGAAGTCTGCAAAACTCTACATGCAAGAGCTGAGACAAAGGGGATTCCCGTAATATTTATCACTGCCAAAAGTGAGCCGGAAGATATTGTGAAGGGTTTTCAGATGGGGGGTGTTGATTATGTTACAAAACCCTTTAATGAAGCAGAACTGCTTATGCGTATTAATACACACATGGAACTTAAGAGGGCACGGGATCTGCTGGAGGAGAAGAATAAAGAGCTTATCGAAGCTTATGACAAGATAGAGCATCTGGCACTCACAGATACTTTAACCGGTATTGCAAACAGGCGGAATATAACTAACATGCTCGGCAAGGAAGCTGCAAGATGCAAAAGAAATAAAGGGAAATTCTCTCTTATTATGTGTGATATAGACTTTTTTAAAAGAGTCAACGATACATATGGACATGACGCAGGAGATTATGTCCTGAAGACGATTTCGCATGTAATTCAGCAAGCTTTGCGTGAACAGGACATAGTTGCCAGATGGGGCGGGGAAGAGTTTCTCATCGTTTTACCGGAGACAGACGCAGGCAACGCTGTGGCAGTTGCGGAGAAGCTGCGGACGGCGATAGGGAATACTGAAATGAGTTATGAAGGGATCAGCTTCAGTGTGACAATGACCTTTGGGGTTTCAGAGTATGATGTAAGTCTGGGTATAGAAAAAAGTATAAAAAAAGCTGACGATGCCCTTTATGAAGGGAAACAGACGGGTAGAAATAAAGTGGTCCGGTCTGATTAA